In one Polynucleobacter sp. JS-JIR-5-A7 genomic region, the following are encoded:
- a CDS encoding fumarylacetoacetate hydrolase family protein: MSARRRFIKTFSLSGMGIVAASTLGFSSDAAARRFKFTKEQEAYSGPHIMVKNAKILSIKNSDGTETMGVISTKGVIDVRAVAKKLNIAAPYTLDQLLQEGNATAFNKVVAGAEKSGVPYLSESKIRYGRLFKNPGKIICVGINYRQHAEEVGVAKPAVPALFNKYDNSLAAHNSVLEIPAPDVSYKLDYETELLVVVGKKGRNIPESEALNYVAGYCTANDFTSRDLQLDLPGGQWMIGKTLDQYAPIGPNFVTADLVGDPNQLQIQTFVNGEMRQNSNTSDFIHNVQRLLAYISTYWTLEPGDIIFTGTPQGVIANMPKDQQVWLKKGDVVTSVVEKLGELKFTLG, translated from the coding sequence ATGAGCGCACGTCGCCGCTTTATTAAGACCTTTTCCCTGTCTGGAATGGGTATTGTGGCCGCCTCAACTCTAGGTTTTTCTTCGGATGCTGCTGCGCGTAGATTTAAATTTACCAAAGAGCAAGAGGCCTATAGTGGTCCTCACATCATGGTCAAAAATGCCAAGATCCTATCCATTAAGAATAGTGATGGTACAGAGACTATGGGAGTCATTAGTACGAAAGGAGTGATTGACGTTCGTGCTGTTGCGAAGAAACTCAATATCGCGGCTCCATACACTCTGGATCAATTGCTACAAGAGGGTAACGCCACCGCGTTTAATAAGGTGGTTGCTGGCGCAGAAAAGTCTGGCGTGCCTTATTTGTCGGAATCGAAAATTCGCTATGGCAGACTTTTCAAGAATCCAGGCAAAATTATTTGTGTTGGCATTAATTACCGTCAGCATGCAGAAGAGGTGGGTGTCGCTAAGCCAGCGGTTCCAGCCTTGTTTAATAAGTATGACAATAGCTTAGCTGCTCATAATTCTGTATTAGAGATTCCTGCACCCGATGTTTCTTATAAGCTTGACTATGAAACAGAGCTCCTTGTAGTAGTGGGCAAAAAAGGGCGCAATATCCCTGAATCAGAAGCGCTCAATTATGTTGCTGGCTATTGCACTGCAAATGATTTCACCTCACGCGATTTGCAACTCGATCTTCCTGGTGGTCAATGGATGATTGGTAAAACCTTAGATCAATATGCGCCTATCGGGCCAAACTTTGTGACCGCTGATTTAGTGGGCGATCCCAATCAGTTGCAAATTCAGACCTTTGTGAATGGTGAGATGCGACAGAACTCGAATACTTCTGACTTTATTCATAATGTTCAAAGATTGCTCGCCTATATCAGTACTTACTGGACGCTCGAACCTGGCGATATTATTTTCACCGGTACCCCACAGGGCGTGATCGCCAATATGCCCAAGGATCAGCAAGTTTGGTTGAAAAAGGGCGATGTGGTCACCAGCGTTGTAGAAAAGTTGGGAGAGCTCAAATTTACTTTGGGCTAG